The Apium graveolens cultivar Ventura chromosome 10, ASM990537v1, whole genome shotgun sequence nucleotide sequence AAACAGCAAAGCTAACGAGAGCTTGATATGTAAGGTAACCAGAGGCATGCTAAATATCCAACAGGCTAACAGCTTTGacagaaaaaaataaaagaacTTCCACGAATTGGCCCTACAGGGCATGCTATCACTGAGTTCATCTAACCACTACCTCTACGGGCTAATGCTTGATTGATTTGACTTGTGCAGGCATTCACAGTTAGCGCTAGCATGTTTTATTCATGACCTTGTTAACACCAAAAGACTAGAACTTTGTCTACAAAAATAATCATTTTCCTGTGTGTAAACTGCATACCTGGCCATAGCCAAAGCCTTCCTCTCCACTTCCAGTTCATGTTGTAGCCGGGCGATCTCCTGATTTTCCATCTCTGTATCCTTCCGCAGCTTAATTATCCTTTCCTTTTCATAAGATACTTGCACTTGGTCACTCATCAGGCTCTGCAACTGTTCTTCAACCTCACGCCTTAACCTTGACATTATTTCCATTTCTGTGTCAACAGCAGCACGTTCCTTCAACAACGCAACGTTCCTTTCCTCTCGCTCAGTTCTCAGTTTCTGTAGCTCTGCCCTTGCTTCTTCAGCCATTTTCTCCACAGCATCAACCTTTTCCCTTTCTAGCAAAAGCTCTTTCTCGTAACTAGCATTGACATCTCTCTCCACTTGATCTACTAGTGCACTGTGTGCAGCAACAGCATTTTCTGCCATAGACTCCGCTTCAATACGCGCAAGTTCTTCACTAACTATATCTGATGCCTCGCCAGTAGCAAGGGCGATAGCAGCCTGAGCTTTTGTAACTGGCTTATCAGGCTGAAATAGTCTTGTATAACCTGTCAGAAATAAATATTAATCTCAAAATCTTGTAAGAATGAAAACTAATGAAGACACAGTCAGGTAGGAATCAAACTAACCGAATGCAAGGGCTACTATTCCTTGCTCTCCTGCTGACAAGTCAGCAACTAGTGCAGGACATGCATCCGGGTCGATTTTATCTATGTCTATAAACCCAGAAACTTGTTGGAGAATCTGGTCAAGCACATGGTACATTACTCTCAAACTTTATCATACAAGTCTAATATAAACGACCGATGCAATTAAATGTGTATTGAACTTAGAGTACCTTCTTGTCAGCTATCGGAAGCTGTCTTTTCTCAAGACATATCTTCCAACTCACAAGGTCCTGACGAGACAAGGGACTGGAGAAAGAGATGTCAATATGttaaaataaagatataaaaaAATAGAATACATCATACACGCACCACATATTTGTAAAATGTGGAAACAAAATTTTACAGAGGTTTATGTGTTATATAATCAttaaaaaacaaatcaaaacaaatccCATAATTTACATCTGGTAAATTCATTTTTTGTTGATCTAATAATATGTAACATTTATTTAATGCATGGTTAAATACCTTTGGACTAGtgtaataattaaaaaaatacctTGTTTAAATACCAAATGTATGCTTATCTTTcgatataattttttttatactTGTTGCTAGTAGAAGTTAGTGAAAATTCCCACAGTTTGTCCGGGAAGGTTGCATATTTACAATTGTGAGTCAAAACATTACCTAGGCTAAACAACATTTGAAGCTCAACTTTAAGACTAGATACACATCATCAAACTTTAATGTTTAAATGTAATATGTGATTCTAGAGCTGACAATGTTGACAATTTGGACCCTCTGAATGATTAAAAAAAAAGAATTTCACTGAATATCACAAGACATCAAAAGGTCCAAACATGCAATGGATCTAAAAAGAAAAACTCGCAAAAATAATAAAGGAACTTATACATGATAGGATTTAACCAAACTATTTTAGTCCCAGGATTAAATGCCAAGTTATCAACTTCAGGGTCGTAATATTTGTATTTCTAGACTTCCATGTAGGTTTTAACTAAAAATATGAAAATGTTATTGAGCCCATTACTGATAGTCTGATACTGTAATTTACTCTTTTATTGTCTGCAACTCTTCAGCAAGTCTGTCTGTTTTCATATACTGTAAAATTTATATGGTTATCATGTCATATGCTTGTTCTTATATCCACATCTTAGCTTTTCATTCACTGCTAACTCATTCTCTTTTCCTCCAGCAGGTAAAGAAATTTAAATGGGTCATGGATAGTAATTTACAGGAGATGAGACCTTTCATTTTCAAATTTCAACTTAAAAACTCAAATGAATTTATTTTTCTTTGTCATATATAAGTATTTTTTGGAAGAGTAAAAAAGTTCAAAAAATTTCCTTAGGAGATGTTACACATATAGCTCTGCTAATTGACAAGGCAAGAAATAAATGAACGATCACAAATTCTGCTTTACAACATATTGGTGGTTCAGGAGCATCGAAATAGAGCAGACTATTTAAAGTTATAAATGAAAGCATGATTGAACTATGAGACTACCTTTCAGGACAGAAGCAGAGGGAAGTCTCTTCAACTTCAGAAGAAGAACGCATGTCACGTCTTGAAAGCTTGCTGGCAATAAGCCCAGCTTCTGCTAAGCCTGAGAAGTCCAAGCCATTTAGAAAGTAGCCCACAACAACATAGTTTCAAGCAAAAAAAAAAGAATCTTTTACTATTTTCACCTTGAATGGCAGGAAAATCAGGGTCTTCAGGTGTAACATCATCAAATGCAAGCTCAGTAAAATTTTCTATACACATTGCAGGGTAAACTTTCGAGACAGTGTTCCTACACGgaatttgaataaatatatattttttaaatgacGAAGTGGGGATACACTCTTCTATTAGTTTGAAACAAGGGACATGCTGCCCATGCATACCTAGATAGAGCACTGCTGGCTGAAACTAACCAGCGAGCATATTCCCGACGAGTACACAAGTCACCAGGTTGAGCATCAGCTTCAATGACCTGAAAAGTTTATGCTTCAAGATTAAGTACTAAAACCCTAGAAATTTAAAACATTTTAtataatcaaattattttctagTTTGGTGAAAAAGAATACAGTGTAAAAATGATTGCGAACAATATTGATGTGCAACAAACAGTTATATTATAGACAATCTATACCCCTTTCAGACCATGAATGCAAGAGCTAAGAGCAAGTGGAATACTTGAACCTGAGAAGTGAGTATGTTTGCTAGAGGGTTCAGGTAAAACTGTTTCAAAATTGGACAGCAAGAGAAGAAAAACTTATTCACTCATTGATAAGAAGATGGTTGGAAACAGTGAAAAAACTCATTCCCACTGATCTCGTCAAATCAGCATAACTTTAACACTAACTTAAACCTCAGAGTATGAAAAAGTATTTGGCTTATTATACAAGTTGGTTTAATAAGCATATAGAAAAATATGTTTTAGAACATTCCAATATCCAAGTATGAAGTAGTAACTATTATTAAGGTAACCAGACTGGTAAGGAGTCTTTTCACTTCCACGTGTCCTCCTCCTTGAAGAATTTCGATGTACCAGtacttttccttttcctttttaaAGTTCTTAAATGCCAATGTATGATGCCATAGAATCTGAAATGTCACTAAGATATTTGTCGACGAAACACAATTCCTTCATTAACACCAACTTCACTAATTTTCGCAACAAAAGAAAGTTACCTTTAAAACTTGCAAAGCTGCTAACGCCTGCCCTTGAACTTGATCAACAATTGCGGGAACTAAGACCTTCCCCGGAAAGGCCTGTAGAGCTGGAAAAACTACAGATGGGGCAGGCATGCCGGCAGAAAATGATAAATTCCCAGAATTCGAGTCAGAAAATGATCCGCTCCATTTCATCTCATCAAAACCAATCTCATTCGACTCATTTGCAAAAGGATAAGCTAGTGGTGAGACCAGTGTTGATGCAGAAGGTCCACCTTCAGGTACATTATTTTCTAGGGATACTTGCTCAGCTGAGACTTCCACCAGTTTGACTACATTGAGACCTTCGCTCTCCACTTGCAAACCTATAGCCTCCATATTTTCTTGGCCTGATACCTGATCCTCTAAATCAACATCTATCTCCAAATTGACCGCCATATTAGAATCTAGAGACGCAATAGGAGTTTCAGCAATGGAACTGGATGATAAATCTGGTGAAATTTTGGAATCCTCTCTTTCATTTGACCTGGGTACTCCCTCTTGAAGGTTAGTACTTAAATTTGTACTACTAGTATTTGAGACCAATGAATCGTTAAGCTGAGAATCATCAGAAGTCTTGAATTCAGAATTTATCTTCAAATTTTCTGCAAGTCTCCCTTCGGATTCCACAAAGCTGGATGCAACGAAAGGTGGTGTGGTACCTTCCGGAGCAACGGGTATGTCATCAGCATCCCCTTTATTTTGCAAATCTTCTTGAATGGAATTATCATAGGCAACATCAGCTGAGTTGGCCATTTCCTTATCAGAATTGAGTCCAGATTCAGATATGCCTTCATCAGTTTCTTTATAAGAAAAAGAATCCTGATCCATAACTGCCCTATATTCGCTACCATCAGGGTCAAGTGTTGGACTCTTCCTCTCAATTTTTTGCTCCTCGGAAGTATCATTAATATCAGCTGTATCATATGCTAGCTCTTGCTTTGTTTCCAGAGGTAACATGTATTCTTCAGGTTCTGTCAAAACCAATAATTACTTACAGATGAAATCAGGGGACGAAGGAggaaaaaatatatttaataatacAGCTGTAAATGTTACACAGAACTAATTAAGTACATACTGGAATTTCTCTTGCTTATAGACAATGCAGCAAAGGTTAGTCCAGCAAATAAAATAACTCCAGCAACTCCAGCTCCCAcaatccctgataacaaactaCTTTAAAAGCGTTATTAGTTGTCAAGAGATATTACCTACACCAAAAGCATGTAATTCTTAATAGTTATACAAAACACACAGATTACAAAATTTACTGGTCAATAAAAAACACACAGCAAAAGTACTTGGTGATGTAAGAGAACAC carries:
- the LOC141688957 gene encoding uncharacterized protein LOC141688957, which codes for MTSISTTWSPSSFQLRLAFTCRKQPPQFVRIRRSHRLDCRFRVFCVDGNGTGNGNATEVVRVENDAWGGENLKSSSDEFSGWSGVNGSESDESNGKKWNGGIVGAGVAGVILFAGLTFAALSISKRNSKPEEYMLPLETKQELAYDTADINDTSEEQKIERKSPTLDPDGSEYRAVMDQDSFSYKETDEGISESGLNSDKEMANSADVAYDNSIQEDLQNKGDADDIPVAPEGTTPPFVASSFVESEGRLAENLKINSEFKTSDDSQLNDSLVSNTSSTNLSTNLQEGVPRSNEREDSKISPDLSSSSIAETPIASLDSNMAVNLEIDVDLEDQVSGQENMEAIGLQVESEGLNVVKLVEVSAEQVSLENNVPEGGPSASTLVSPLAYPFANESNEIGFDEMKWSGSFSDSNSGNLSFSAGMPAPSVVFPALQAFPGKVLVPAIVDQVQGQALAALQVLKVIEADAQPGDLCTRREYARWLVSASSALSRNTVSKVYPAMCIENFTELAFDDVTPEDPDFPAIQGLAEAGLIASKLSRRDMRSSSEVEETSLCFCPESPLSRQDLVSWKICLEKRQLPIADKKILQQVSGFIDIDKIDPDACPALVADLSAGEQGIVALAFGYTRLFQPDKPVTKAQAAIALATGEASDIVSEELARIEAESMAENAVAAHSALVDQVERDVNASYEKELLLEREKVDAVEKMAEEARAELQKLRTEREERNVALLKERAAVDTEMEIMSRLRREVEEQLQSLMSDQVQVSYEKERIIKLRKDTEMENQEIARLQHELEVERKALAMARAWAEDEAKRASEQAKVLEEARDRWERRGIKVIVDDDLNDEANAGVSWLNAGTETSVEGTVSRAESLVDKLKALAFDLKGRSKDTIDKVIQKIHVLISVLKEWIVKTRGSCVELKDATVSKVAGSLQEFQQSSSEFISNAKEGAKRVAGDCRDGVEKLTQKFKT